ATAGGTCCGGTCTACCACCGGGAAGGGTTTCCCGTCCCGGATGTCAAAGAGAGCAAGTACCGTTTTAGTACCGCCGATGTCACCGGCTAGCAGCATCATGATCACCTGCCGCGTGGTTTTGCTATGATTATATACCAGGTGGATGCTGGAAAAAAGGGCGGGAGAGGCCGGTGCACGGGAAAGAAAAGGTGGAACGAAACCAAGAGGAGTGGACGGTATGGACAATGCTGCCATTCAAGCTAGAGTAAAATACTGGACGGAAAATGATTATTTTGATCCTGCCACCAGGGAGGAGATTTTGAACATAAAAGACCCGCAGGAACTGGCGGAACGTTTTTGCTGTGATTTGGAGTTTGGCACGGCGGGTATCAGGGGGATTCTCGGTGCCGGTACTAACCGGCTGAATATCTATTGGATCAGGCGGGTGGCCCAGGGATTGGCGGATACCATTAAAGAAGCGGGGGAAGAAGCGGTGCACCGGGGGGTGGTGATTGCCTACGACTGCCGCCGCTGTTCCCCGGAGTTTGCCAGGGAAAGTGCCCTGGTGCTGGCGGCCAACGGCATCAAGGTTTATCTCTTTGACAGCCTGCGGCCCACCCCGGAACTGTCTTTTGCCATCAGGCACCTGGGCACCATAGCCGGGATGATGATTACAGCCAGTCACAACCCGAAAGAATACAACGGCTGTAAAGTGTACTGGGAAGACGG
This window of the Clostridia bacterium genome carries:
- a CDS encoding phospho-sugar mutase, producing MDNAAIQARVKYWTENDYFDPATREEILNIKDPQELAERFCCDLEFGTAGIRGILGAGTNRLNIYWIRRVAQGLADTIKEAGEEAVHRGVVIAYDCRRCSPEFARESALVLAANGIKVYLFDSLRPTPELSFAIRHLGTIAGMMITASHNPKEYNGCKVYWEDGGQVPPEQADRIVAKMKERAGWIVDTISEEEARARGLLVTAGEEVDAGYLAAVKKQLLNLPLAKERGKHLSLVFTPLHGT